The Lactuca sativa cultivar Salinas chromosome 2, Lsat_Salinas_v11, whole genome shotgun sequence genome includes a window with the following:
- the LOC111909109 gene encoding uncharacterized protein LOC111909109, with protein sequence MRVPRSLHISHTPNVKNISESLEKGNNYEEVIDICFTRLEGVASPQPLLSLCGILATTHLHGRYASRLKLGRRYQGRHRHGKIFNKEKTYGFIRDINADFSKHSHVKINLEDLPSDPGKRNRILDYDPNVRDEVRRAYFLKGPCQPKSHEFPYILFGKKTRRLNVAWFNVKEYSTWLEYSINQNDAYCLCCYLFKPYVGAQGGGETFVGMGFQNWAHKEKLTSHIGGFNSVHNQAWAKCKDLLNNKQCVDVAFAKHSTQSAIDYDIRLDASIGCISFLLRQGFAFRGHDESETSNNRGNFIELLQFLADHNQSIKVVTFNNAPSNMKLTSLDIQKDIVHAAAIETTKIIINDIDMEGRVIECFLGIEHVPNTTAITLKETLDNLFSRHGLSISSLRGQGYDGPLQLTLVAMAKNNSKIVSLFVLLTNVVNVVGGSCKRLDRLREQQASKVIDALGLGEIISDVLEIIAEDGATPEQKCEADMLINSLETFDFIFSLHFMKKLLGITNELSQALQRKHQDIVNAMNLVRICKMQMQNLRDIGWDSMLTQTTLFGEKHEIDKMVETKRDKVYSMVYLLIKLALTLPVSTATVERSFFTMKIVKNRKRNKMGDQWINDNLVTYIEKEVSVDLVIDHSVEVDVSRSAIVVQSNMYLEFQHNDERFSFLKWG encoded by the exons ATGAGAGTGCCTAGGAGTCTTCATATTTCTCACACACCAAATGTGAAAAATATAAGTGAGAGTTTAGAGAAAGGGAACAATTACGAGGAAGTAATTGATATATGTTTTACCAG gcTTGAGGGAGTGGCATCGCCACAACCTTTGTTGAGCCTATGTGGCATCCTCGCTACTACACATTTACATGGTCGCTATGCTTCTAGGTTAAAATTG GGACGTAGGTACCAGG GTAGACACAG GCATggaaaaatatttaacaaagagaAAACTTACGGATTCATCAGAGACATTAATGCTGATTTTTCTAAACATAGCCATGTGAAAATCAATTTAGAAGATCTTCCCTCAGACCCTGGAAAGAGGAATAGGATTTTAGATTATGATCCTAATGTCCGGGACGAGGTTCGAAGAGCATACTTCTTAAAAGGGCCTTGCCAACCTAAGTCACACGAGTTTCCTTACATTctttttggaaaaaaaacacGAAGATTAAATGTTGCTTGGTTTAATGTTAAAGAATATTCAACATGGCTAGAAtatagtataaatcaaaatgatgcATATTgcttatgttgttatttgttcaaACCATATGTTGGAGCACAAGGAGGCGGTGAAACGTTTGTTGGTATGGGATTCCAAAATTGGGCACATAAGGAAAAATTAACTAGTCATATTGGAGGTTTCAACAGTGTCCACAACCAAGCTTGGGCCAAGTGCAAGGATTTATTAAACAACAAACAATGCGTTGATGTTGCTTTCGCAAAGCATTCAACACAAAGTGCAATAGACTATGATATACGGTTGGATGCATCAATTGGTTGTATTTCGTTTCTCTTAAGACAGGGGTTTGCATTTAGAGGCCATGATGAAAGTGAAACTTCAAATAACAGAGGGAACTTCATAGAGTTGTTGCAATTTCTAGCTGATCATAATCAAAGCATTAAAGTTGTTACTTTCAATAACGCTCCTTCGAATATGAAATTGACTTCACTAGATATCCAAAAGGACATTGTTCATGCAGCTGCAATTGAAACAACGAAGATCATTATAAATGATATTG ATATGGAAGGTCGTGTAATTGAATGCTTTTTAGGTATTGAGCATGTCCCAAATACTACAGCTATTACACTTAAAGAGACACTCGATAATTTATTTTCAAGACATGGGTTGAGCATCTCCAGTTTGCGCGGACAAGGTTATGATGGGCCA CTTCAACTTACTCTTGTAGCCATGGCGAAAAATAATTCGAAAATAGTTTCTTTGTTTGTGTTGCTAACCAATGTTGTGAATGTTGTTGGAGGTTCTTGCAAGCGTCTTGACCGTCTTCGAGAACAGCAAGCTTCCAAAGTTATCGACGCACTTGGTTTAGGTGAAATCATAAGCG ATGTGCTTGAGATTATTGCAGAAGATGGAGCAACCCCAGAACAAAAATGTGAAGCTGATATGCTAATTAACTCCTTGGAGACCTTTGATTTCATATTTTCTCTACATTTCATGAAAAAATTATTGGGTATTACTAATGAGTTGTCCCAAGCATTGCAAAGGAAACACCAAGATATTGTAAATGCAATGAACTTGGTTAGAATTTGCAAGATGCAAATGCAAAATTTGAGGGATATTGGATGGGATTCTATGCTCACTCAGACTACATTGTTTGGTGAAAAACACGAGATTGAT AAGATGGTTGAAACAAAAAGGGATAAAGTGTACTCTATGGTTTACTTGCTCATCAAATTAGCGTTGACGTTACCGGTTTCAACAGCAACAGTTGAGAGATCGTTTTTCACTATGAAGATTGTGAAGAACAGGAAACGTAATAAAATGGGAGATCAATGGATAAATGATAACTTGGTTACTTATATTGAAAAGGAG GTGTCAGTAGACCTTGTGATTGACCATTCAGTTGAAGTTGATGTTTCAAGAAGTGCAATTGTTGTTCAATCAAACATGTACCTTGAATTTCAACACAATGATGAACGCTTTTCCTTTCTGAAATGGGGATAA